The Zygotorulaspora mrakii chromosome 6, complete sequence genome includes the window CGGGCCGGAACCGGGGACGGAATAAGGGTCTGCAAAAGAAACGCAGTTGTCGCGGCAACTTGGCCGGGTAATGCTGGAGCTGGGCGGCTAATTTCGGGCATACGCGCGCGGGCGGGTAACCCGCGCGCGTGCGGCTGGCGTGTTACACACTGGGCATGCAGAGGCGGCGCGCCGTGGGCGGTGATGTCTGGTTTCAAACATGAAATTCACGTTTTCTTCCACAGGGCCAGTGGCATCCGTTCGCATCCGTTCACAAGATATATACCGTAGAGGTTGTTGGATGGAGACGGGTCTCTCTTAGGTCTGGGGTACTAATAGCAGAGGCAATCAGGTAGCGAGGTGATGGTGATGAGCGAAGTATCGTCGCTGATACCGCTGTTGCTGTCGTATCCGACAATCGTGCTGTCGAGTCATCTGATACTTCCGGCGCCGCAGGATGCACTGATAAGCTACTGTTTGCTgccttttttcattgcgAGCAGCTTCACTGCAGTCGGGTTTGGCATTGGGGTGATCGACGATTCGCTGGTGGCGGGCACTCTGCTGCTGTCTTTTGTGACCTCGCAGCTGGGCCGCGTATTGGGCACGGTGCAGACTACCAGCTTGTCGCTCTTGACAATAAAGCTGGTCTACGGGAGGAAGGGGCTGGCAAGTTGGCGGTCTGTCGGCAAGGTTTTTGGCCCGCTGTTTTTGATTAGCTATGCGATTGGCAGGAGCTACGCGGTGGTCGCGGGGTACGTGCTGCTGATCGGTTCGGCGACATGGGTTTATCCGAGGGTGGTCGGCGGAGGCGTGGTCATCCCGGCGAAGAGGGCCGTGAAATTTCTGCCGTTTGTTGGCTTTGCGCTTCTGTATGGCTATGGGAAGTACAGCCAGGATGACGTTCAATTGCTGATGATGGTTGTGTTTTTTGGCTGTCTGGCGGTGTTCAACCTGTCGTTGAAGGACTCTTTTATGCAGAATGATcgttttttgaatctttccAAGACTGTCGTGATCGGATCTGGCGCAATGGCCATCGTTTTGCAGTATCTTTCGTTTAATACTATCTCGTCGACGTTTCTGGCGGATGTTCTGACCCTATCGTTTACGGCGGTCTGTGCCGTTATTTGTGTTGTACAGGATAGATCAAATCCGGACCAGCATTGCCATGGACACGACCACGCGGATCACCATGGGCACGAACACGGGAACGAACATGAGCACGAACATGAGCACGAACATGAGCACGAACATAGCCATGCATGTGAGGACGACCATAAGCACGGGCCCGCCCACATGCATGCTGGGAGTAGCATCATAAGAGAAATCGCGACAGATAAAGATACAAGATCCATTTTTTCGTATCTGATGCTTAACACGACTTTTATGTTTGTGCAGTTGCTCTATTCATTCAGGTCAAAATCTCTAGGTTTGCTCTCTGATTCGTTGCACATGGCTTTGGATTGCACTTCTTTATTACTTGGTCTTATTGCCGGGGTTTTATCGAAAAGACCTCCAAGCGACAAATTTCCGTTCGGCCTTAAATACTTGGAAACTTTAGCCGGTTTTACAAACGGTGTTTTATTACTCGGCATCGTCTGTGGGATCTTTGTTCAGGCTATAGAAAGGTTATTAAATCCTGTCAATATTCACGGCACTAACGAATTACTGGTGGTAGCAACATTGGGCTTAGTGGTCAATTTATTTGGCCTTTTCGCTTTCGATCATGCGGGTCATTCGCATGGTggtgataatgaaaatatgaGAGGTATCTTCTTACATATTTTGGCTGACACTTTAGGTTCCGTTGGTGTCGttatttcaacacttttGATTAAATGGACTCATtttcatatctttgatccaattgcttcaatttttattgGTACTTTAGTACTGTTATCAGCAATACCATTGTTAAAATCaacttcatcttcaattttattaaaaTTGGGTGATAAAAAACATAATTTGGTTAAATCTGcattgaatcaaatttcaacaactcCAGGAATTACTGGCTATACAACTCCGAGATTTTGGGTCGCGACTCCGGAATCATCGGGTCATTCTCACGCTCATTCacatgaagaaaaaaataatgaccATGAACAAGATCATGGTCACCAGCATTCGCATTCGCATTCGCGTTCTCATTCCTGTACCGATACCTGTAAAGAGAGTCATGCATCGAAAACACCCTCTCTTGTTGGCTATATTCATATTCAATATGCGGATGGTGAAAATTCTACaattatcaagaaaagggtagaaaaaatatttagtTCCGTTAGTATAAACGCATGGATTCAAGTTGAGCCAAATAATTCAACCTGTTGGTGtagatcatcttcaattagtggttccaattttttcactCCTCAATCGACTAttaattgattttttctccCTTCCATTATACATATATGGACATCTATCTCTATATATTTTTAGATATATCAATGCTTCAAGACATTGACCTTAGGACATTGTCGTAAACTTCCAAGAGTTTACTCTTTGAGCTATCAGTCTTTGCCCAGTATTTTTTATACTTAGcaacaatatcaacaacaacctCATTTTTCGTTTTATTGCCGtcacagattttttttagATCTACCTCCATTTCccttctttgaaatggTTTTGCAAATGAGTCTTCCAGCCCAATCGCTTCAAACCCATGAACTAAAGCGACGCCTAGAGTTGTAGGTTGAAGATATGTTTCCTTACCAGATTTTTCACTctttatatattttcttaattgaatcttttcaatatgttCAGCAATTGTTGCATCTGTACCAATTCCATTGGCATCCATCAGCATAATCAACTCACTTTCTGTCATTGGATTAGGTGGCGAGGTGCTCCCGGAACGCATCTCCGCTTTTTCTATTTTACATTCTTGATTCATTTCTAGTCGTGGTAAGCGTTTCGTCGTTTCCCATTTGGCCCAGGGATAAACATCAagaaaatttctttcaagtaCTATAAGTCCACTCGCAGTGAAAATTTCTTCTGCCCAATCTATTGTTAACGTAGTTGTCTGTCCCTTAGCATCTGCTGAACAGCACGCCAAAAAGTGTCGAGCTACATATTCGTAAACTCGACGTTC containing:
- the MSC2 gene encoding metal cation transporter MSC2 (similar to Saccharomyces cerevisiae MSC2 (YDR205W); ancestral locus Anc_8.413); the encoded protein is MVMSEVSSLIPLLLSYPTIVLSSHLILPAPQDALISYCLLPFFIASSFTAVGFGIGVIDDSLVAGTLLLSFVTSQLGRVLGTVQTTSLSLLTIKLVYGRKGLASWRSVGKVFGPLFLISYAIGRSYAVVAGYVLLIGSATWVYPRVVGGGVVIPAKRAVKFLPFVGFALLYGYGKYSQDDVQLLMMVVFFGCLAVFNLSLKDSFMQNDRFLNLSKTVVIGSGAMAIVLQYLSFNTISSTFLADVLTLSFTAVCAVICVVQDRSNPDQHCHGHDHADHHGHEHGNEHEHEHEHEHEHEHSHACEDDHKHGPAHMHAGSSIIREIATDKDTRSIFSYLMLNTTFMFVQLLYSFRSKSLGLLSDSLHMALDCTSLLLGLIAGVLSKRPPSDKFPFGLKYLETLAGFTNGVLLLGIVCGIFVQAIERLLNPVNIHGTNELLVVATLGLVVNLFGLFAFDHAGHSHGGDNENMRGIFLHILADTLGSVGVVISTLLIKWTHFHIFDPIASIFIGTLVLLSAIPLLKSTSSSILLKLGDKKHNLVKSALNQISTTPGITGYTTPRFWVATPESSGHSHAHSHEEKNNDHEQDHGHQHSHSHSRSHSCTDTCKESHASKTPSLVGYIHIQYADGENSTIIKKRVEKIFSSVSINAWIQVEPNNSTCWCRSSSISGSNFFTPQSTIN